In the genome of Arabidopsis thaliana chromosome 4, partial sequence, the window TGGCGGTGTTTTCCAGATAGAGCCATTTGATACTCTTTGAAATCAGAGGAAAAGTTCTCAAACTTGAGCAACCACTGAGATCGAGGGTTTCGAGAGATGACAAGTTGACATCGGTTGGAAGAACCTCCAGCCCTGTGCATTCTTTCATTTCCAACCTCACCAATTTTTGGAGATTCCCAATAGTAGAAGGAAGTGTCACCAAACTTTTGCAGTTGTTGAGATATAAATGCTTCAGATTGGTGGCCTTTGAAAGATCTGGAATTTCTGTCAGGTTTTCAGATTCTGACAGATCCATCTCTTCGAGACTTCCAAGCGactgaaaaaaacattatcgatgataatcattttaattttatacctatatatgtttaaaattataattaaacattattacGTATGTATGTAAGACATAACCGTGGATCGACCACAAgccataaaaacaaatttgggtatacttaattagttatataacagaaggtaaacaaaaatcagCATAGCATTAACAATGTACCTGGATGCCTTCCCATAGCTTCTCATGCTTGTAGCACCTCACATTGAGAAAAACGAGATATTCTGGGCGAAATTCACAAGGCATACATCTCATAAGGCAGTCGAGATAATCTAGTCCAGCAGGGAGATTCTTGTTCCAGAAACAATCTTCTACCACGATCTCATTTCTCCCTTCCGGAAAGTCAACGTCTGAACATCCCATTTTGATTGCTGGGAAATTTCTCAAATTCGGGCATCCAGTGAGATTGAGGTACTCGAGAGATTCCAAGTTGAGATCGGTTGGAAAACTCTCTAGCTTTTTGCAATCACTAATATCTAAATAGATAAGTTTAATGGCATTCTGCATCGAGGAAGGAAATGTCACCAAGGATTCGCATTTACAAATATCTACTTCCTCGAGGTTTATGGCTAAAGAAAGATCTGGAAtctctttcaaatatttggAACCACGCAGAAACATCTGCTTGAGTCTTCCAAGTGGCTAATAACAAAATAGGGGAAAAGAGAGTACACACGTTAGTGAACATTTTAAACAGattcattttagtttttctaaCAGATTTATGTTTAGAAATTGATCACTAATAGAATTAGTACCTGAGTTCCATCCCACAGCTTCTCAAGGTCACTATTCTCCATTCTGAGTTTAACCAGATACTCAACCTTAAAATTAGAATGCAAACGCTTCAATGGACAATTATTCCACAATAGCAATCTGAGTTTACTAGGGAAATAAACGATGCCCTGAGTGCCTTCCACACGTGAGCAATCAACTGATAGATATTCGAGATTACACATGCCTTCTAATGATTTTAAATCTATTAATATCACCCCCGAACAATGTAACTTCCTCAGTTTAATGGCATTCTGAATCGAGGAAGGAAGTGTCACCAAAGATTCGCATCCTTCAAGATCTAATTCCTCGAGGTTTCTGGCATTAGAAAGATCTggaatttctttcaaatttttggaacacaacaaattcatcttcttgagaCTTCCAAGGggctgaaaacaaaatatggaaAAAGAGAATACACACGTTCACAAATATACCACAATTTTCTGTTCTAAAAACTGacaactaataaaaatttagaattcgTACCAGAGTTCCTTCCCACAGTTTCTCAAGCTTACTATACTTCATTATGAGGTTAACTAGATATTCCGCCTTAAAAGTAGATGGCAAAGACTTCAATGGACAATCATCCCAGTCTAGCAATCTGAGTTTAAGGGGCAAATAAACGAGGCTCTGAGGTTGACCCCCATCTGACCAATCACCAATTTTTAGATATTGGAGATTACGCATGCCTTTGAACGATTCTTTATCTATTAATAACGGCCTTGTCGAAAAATATTCCTCGAATGGCAAACGTATTCCAAGAAGAGTTTCTGTCCCCTGAAAAAAAATCCGAAGAAAACTAATATAATCTTAACAATCACaaccctttttatttttctgacaCATCAAAGCTACATTTTAATTACGAATGAGGCAACAATTGCTTAAGTTTATCAATCCCCAAATGAcgattaaattaatataaagtcATGCATTAAAACGGAGCTGCGAAAAAAACTTACAGTTTTCTCGGTCACTACTTCATGAATATCCTCAAAATTCGTCAGAAATTGACGTTTTCCAGGATTACCCTTGGACTTTGCACGATCAATTTCTCTACCCAATTTCTCTAGCAAATTGTGCATCTCTATATGTCCATCCGGTGTAATACGTATGAGGGACTTCTCAGACAACATTGTAAGCCCAACATTATCTTCAAGTAAATCTTTGACGTAACTGACCTCAAAACCATTGAATAAACACGCAATGCAAAGGAACATATCTTGATCTTTTTGATGTAATCTATCGTAGCTGACTCTTAATGTTTTCATAATATCTCCGTTCAAACCATTTCGGAGCCTAGGCATCATCTCCATCCACTCTTTTTTGCCCCTTCTTCTTAATGACGAACCCAGGACATTGAGACCCAAAGGAAGATGGCCGGCAAGCTTCGCAACTTCAAATGCTAGTTCCTTAAAATCATCAGGTGGAGAGTCTTTCCCAAAAGCAGATCGGCATAACATCGTAAGAGCAAGACCTTGAGATGGCAGCTTCACCTCATATACAAGGTCAATGTCATGAGCCTTGAGAAATTGCCTATCTTGAGTGATCACAATAATTCTGCTTCCCGATCCAAACCATTCAGCTTTTCCCACCAAGGTCTTAAGAAACTCTAGATTATCCACATCATCAAGAAGGATAAGAACTTTCTTGTGCTTCAACCTTTGCTCCACCACACCAAAATGCTCTATCTTTATGTCCTTTTGACCTAAGATTTCAGAGAGAAGTTCTTTTTCCCAACTCAACTTCATGCCAGAGACGTCACTACCACTGGTGCTTTTATAAGTTAGGAAAGCGCGAAGGGGGAATTGGATAGAGAGTTGACTGAAAAGAGCTCTTCCTATGGTACTCTTACCAATCCCTGATTGTCCCCAAATCCCGACCATTCTAGCTTCCTTGGATTCCAAGCACAATACTGATTTTATTGCCTCAATATGAGCTTCAATTCCGACGAAGTCATCAAAACACTTTGACCGAGTGATAAGTTTATTCGAAACATCATTGGATATCTTTTCAACCATATGCGCTTCATTAGGCCTAATAACAAAAGTCAATTTTGTCAATTAAGAAGCACCCCTAAAAGAAGAACCGAAGTCTATGCAAAAATATAGTTCTGAGACAATTGAAAACGCAAGCAGATATATTGGAATCATAACAACGTACCCGTTCAGAAGATCCTCTCCGGCTATATTTGCTATATCTGTGAGAGCTTGCACCCATCTTTGTTTCTGATCCCCTGGTTGTTTGTCCTTGCTGACCTCGCATGTCTTTTCAAAGACCTTTCCAAATTCGCCGGTCTGTTTTCTAACTTCCGAAGGATCAACGTCGTAGAAAACTGGAATCACCATTTGACCTAAATCATTAAAGCACTTGTGGATCTCAACCAATTCATTTAAGCACCACGTTGAAGAAGCATAGTTCTTAGAGAAGATGACGATTGAGATCCTAGCTTCTCTAATCGCCGATATAAGCTCAGGGGCGATTGTGCGGCTTCTCTCGATTCCATGATCGATGAATGTATTGATTGATTTGCCGTCGAGCGCCTCGATTAGATGGCTGAGGAACGTCTTGCGAACATCAACCCCACTGAAGCTTGGAAAAACGTCGTATCTCCGTCtgccagaagaagaagaagccgcCATGGGAGATGATAGAGAGAACTCAGAGAAGAGACGAAGATTTTTAAGAGAAGTAAATCAGCAAGACATAGtgtgagaaagagaggagaaaCTTCGTCTTCCTTCCCTCCAAGACTTGCATAGAAGACTTACTGTACAAGATATTCTTTTAAGTGGCTAAAATCAAATCTCCTAACAAGACAATTGAGAcgtaaataataaagaaactcGGCCCTTCCTTTCCTCGAAAGCTTTTTTACACTACATACAAAGATATTTTTGaagattgaatttttgtgGTTGTCACTGAATTATGATAAGTCTTAGTCTTTGTACAAGAcagaaataatatttcaatttcTAGGCAAGTAGACAGAAACTTACATTCGTTTCCTCTAcaaagatattttgaaaacacaaattttgtGGTTATCAGTTGTCCTTGTACAAGACAGTTTATCGTAAGAATGTTATGATTGTTTAATATCTAAGTCTTGTTTCCCTATACATACATGCACACGGTTTAGGAGAATAAGTATATCGATTATGAGGATTTTAATTCAAATAATACAGTGAAAATACTAATTAACACTAACTCTCTAGTTTGCTAAATTActcttttagttttcaagAATTGTATTATTAGTTTAAAGTTTGGCTTAGTGCGTCAGCCACCACTGTAGTTTTAAGGAGCATTTGGTTTCTAAGGGTTTCATGTACTGGATGGAAGAACTCGTGTCTGAGAACATCCTCTGCGCTGTTTCGTTGCCTTGGGTTAACGGTCAAACATCTATCCACGAAGTCAAGGAGCGGCCGTGGAATTGCGTCTAGAAACTCTCTGCGTTTGTGTTGAGTTCACACCATTTTCTCAACTCCAGCCCCTTGAAGTACCTTGACTCGTACAATTcctgaaacaacaacacaaaactcTACGTGAATTCATCTCACACGATCATCTATCTAATCATTTTGTCActaatttacattttaaagatatataatgCTAACGATGAAAACCCTTTTGTGATATTTGAATCCATATGCTGGTGGCAAAGAAGAACAGAGCATGTATGTTATATTCAAACCAATGCAGCAATCAAATAAATGGAGAGTTTTATCAGGGAGGTAAGATGAGATGTAACCTCAGGGAAAGAGGATTCACGGTTGTGCAGCTTGGCTACTTCCCATAATTCTTCACTGCCTCGTAGTTGCGCAATGCCCTTTATGTTCCTGGGAATGACAAGGTCGTTGTAAGACggcaagaaagaaaaaagagtggAATCGACTGATggtgtattattttttttttctattattagGTAATTGGTACAATATCTGAAGCAAACCTGCACAAACCAATTCAGCTAAAATAAGCACCAGAGAAATTAGCTTTCACATCCTAAATGTGATAATGACTAGTTCACTCCTACAATTGTAGTCTCAGCTCTCAATGCAcaagtttattatatatggaaTTAATTACTAACATACACATTGAGATGTATCTGTGTTTTTAGAAAAGTCAGgactaatttaaaaacattaactaATTCAATGTCTTTTAAACTTATCCATAGATGTAAGGAAACATACAAAATCTGTCAAAAATACTTTTCCAGAATGAGCTAAATTGTGGCTTTCAAAACATGTATTTATACGAAAGCCTTAGAGAAGTAGATACAAAGATGTAAGAACAGAGTACCATGCTCTAGAGTTGGAGACTTAAAAAGGCACCAGCGACGAAGAGCTTGATGAGCCTGATGAGCCTGATGacctataaaagaagaaagaacagagTCAAAGAGTCAacattataactaaatattgAGTctttaaagtatatatatatagagagagagtcTCTAATTCTGTGAGAGATTGATTATCCAATCAGTGAATTGGTGTGTTTCAGAGCCTGAAACTCTGCAGTTCTCTTCATTATAATTCAGGTTATTTGATAGATCAATAAAGATTGCTTGTCTTGTTATgctgcaacaaaacaaaacagaatagTAAGATGTTTCAGTTACCATGATGCCTCAGAATCTTCGTCCCTATGCGCGATGGGAATTTCTTTAGCTTGTCGCTTAGTTATCATGGAATCAACAGAGAAAGCTTCACCCTCCAGACATGGATATGAAATTGATGACGATTCTCCCCGCCCTAATGGAAGCTCCAGATTTGGAGCGGTCAATCCTGTGTCTGTTACTGTTTGGCCACAGGGTAAGTTGAAATCTTCTTCAGAGTTTCCTAATGTCATCTGtataataaaccaaactatCGATTCTTTTAGATAGTGGCCTTCctgaaatattaaaaagaaaatcgaGAGATAGCTTTAATAGTTTTCAGTTCAAATTATGGCAAAAGACTTACCCGCATCCGCTTCTTGCTACTACTCTCAGTCTCTACAGCATCACATTTTTCTCCAGACTGTTGGTTGTACTCTGCTTTAGAGCTTCCATCACTATCATCCGGATATGGAGACACATGCAGGAGTTGTACGCCGCATCCTTTGATCCTCCTCCCTTTAAACTTGAATTCCACATTATCCAAGACCTTTACCTTTGGATATAGAGTATTTTTAAACTGCCGGAACTTGAAGGAACACAAAACCAGATGATCCGTCTTACACATCAGTGTCATATCAGTAGCTATTGTATGGATATAATGTTCGCCTTTGTATTGGAAGTATACATACACACTCCCATAAGAATCGGTTTGAGGTTCAACCACTACACAAGCATTGAATCGCAAAAATttgtgagagagagatctcCGAGGTAAAGTGATATTTACGGAATTTCCATATGCTCGATGCTTGAAATATGCAGGCACTTCTCCACCTGGTAAAACCATAGTCTTCTTGAAGCATGAACGTAGGATGAGTTCTCGTGCATCTCTATCCAATTTGAAGCAATTCTGGAAGTTAAAATAGTTTCTTCCATACCAATAAttatcttcatcctcatcctcctcctcatcatcctcctcctcatcctcgtcctcatcctcatcatcgtcatcgtcatcttcatcctcctcatcctcatcctcatcctcatcctcgACATCGGTATTCTCGTTATactcatcctcatcctcattCTTGTCATAACTCATCCTCATTCTCGTCATCCTCATTATAGTCATCCTCAACATCATCGTCTCGTGTACGCATCTTTTCAATCTTTTCATAGTGATCATCCATTGTTGCCACCACAGTGGAATCACTCAACGCCGAAATGACACCTCCACAGTCTGTAAAGTCGACCTTCTTAAGCCAAGTCAGTCTGAAAATGTTCGGGGAGatgtttttcaactttttgcaACCACTCATATTTAGTATCTTGAGCTTCGAAAAATTCTCAATGAAGCAAGGAACTTGTTCAATGGCGGTGTCAGCTAGATTGAGTTCTTGAATACTAGTTGAAATCTGAGGAAATCTTCTCAACGACTTGCAACCACGCATCGATAATACAATGAGCCTCGAGAAATTCTCAAAACATGGAACTTCTTCAATGGCAGTGTCATCTAGATTGAGTACAGCAAtactttttgaaatttgaggGAAAAATCTCAAACTTGAGCACCCTTTGAGATTGACTGTATGGAGAGATGACAAGTTGACATCCATAGGAAGAACCTTCAGCCCTGTGCATTCTTTCATTTCTAACGTGTATAGTTTTTGGTGATTCCCAATTGTAGAAGGTAACGTCACCAAACTTTTGCAATTTGAGAGGTTCAAATTCACCAGATTGGTGGCCTTTGAAAGATCTGGAATTTCTATCAGGTTTTCACATTCTGACAGATCCATCCTCTCAAGTTTCCCAAGGGActgaaacagagtaaaacattgttatgcttttcttttttttaatgtaaaacgTTGTTATGCTTTAATCATTGTTGATACTATATCCGTTTAGTGTtataatcaagaacaagacatAATGTTGTATATATTACACGTATAAAAATCGTACCTGGACGCCTTCCCATAGCTTCTCAAGCATGTTGTTGCCTCTCAGTTTGAGATTAACGAGATGTTCTGGTAGAAATTTACTTGGATTACATCTCCTAAGGCAATCGAGATAATCTAGTCCAGGGAGACTCTTGTTCCATAAACAATCTGCTACGTCGATGTCAATTCCATATGGGGAAATTTGCATTATAGTCTCAGGGAAATTTCTCAACTTGGGGCATCGTAGGAGATCGAGGTACTCGAGAGATTCCGAGTTGAGAGGACTTGGAAAACTTTCTAGCACTTCGCAATCAGAAATATCTAATCTCTCGAGGTTCATGGCATAAGAAAGATCTggaatttctttcaaatatttggAATTACGCAGAATCATCTTCTTTAGGCTTCCAAGTAGCTGAAaacaaggaaagagagaataaCACACATTTATAAACATTTCAAACAGATTTATTTAGAttgtttaacaaataaattaataaaaataacacacttctgttttcaaatagacaactaaaacaataaagaattAGTACCTGAGTTCCATTCCACAGCTTCTCAAGGTCACTATTCACCATTCTGAGTTCAACCAGATACTCAGCCTTAAAATTAGAAGGCAAACGCTTCAATGGACAATTATCCCACCATAGCCATTTGAGTTTACGTGGCAAGTAAACGAGGCCGTTAGGTAGACGCATTCTGGTTTCTCTCGGTTGCCACCATGAATGATCATGAATTTTTAGATATTGGAGATTAAGCATGCCTTGGAACGAGTTTTCATCTATTGAAATAAATGGCTTATCTATTTGTGAATCTGATGACGCGCTGAAATGTATTCCGAGCAATTTTTCAGTCCcctgacaaaaacaaatcccCAAAGAAAACTATTATCCTCAAGTACCAAACtaaatcagtttttttctGTCCTTTTTAACATCAAAAGCCAATCGGTGAATTAATATAAAGTGGTGCATTAAGCTGCAAAAACTTACGGTATTATCGGTAAATACGTCTAGAATTTCCTCAGCATTCTCCAGAAATCGACGTTTTCCAGGATTACCATTAGACTCTTCACGATCAATTTCTGTAGCCAACTTCTGAAGCAAATTGTGCATCTCTATAGTATCATTCGGTGTTAAACGTATGAGGGACTTATCATCCAACGTTTTGAGCCTAATGTTAACATTAACACCATCTCCGAGGAAGTCTTTGATGGATTTGACTTTCCAACCATTGAATAACCATGCAATGTAATGGAATATATCTTGATCTTTTGGATCTAATCTAACGTAGCTGACTCTTAATGTTTTCATAATATCTCTGTTCAAACCATTTTGGAGCTCAGCCAGCATCTCCATCCACTCTTCTTTGCTCCTTCGTTTTAAAGACGAACCAAGGACACTGAGACCCAAAGGAAGATTACCGGCAAGCTTTGCAACTTCAAATGCTAGTTCCTTAAAATCATCAGGTGGAGAGTATTTCCCAAAAGCATATTGGCATATCATCTTAAGAGCAAGACCTTGAGATGGGAGCTTCACCTCATATATAAGGTCAATCTCATGAGCCTTGAGAAGTTGCCTATCTTGAGTGATCACAATTATTCTGCTTCCAGATCCAAACCATTCAGCTTTTCCCACCAAGGTCCTAAGAAACTCTAGATTATCCACATCATCAAGAAGGATAAGAACTTTCTTGTGCTTCAACCTTTGCTCCACCACACCAAAATGCTCTATCTTTATGTCCTTTTGACCTAAGATTTCCGAGAGAAGTTCTTTTTCCCAACTCAACTTCATGCCAGAGACGTCACTACCACTGGTGCTTTTATAAGTTATGAAAGCGCGATGGTGGAACTGGCTAGAGAGTTGACTGAAAAGAGCTCTTCCTATAGTACTCTTACCAATCCCTGACTGTCCCCAAATCCCGACCATTATTCTAGCTTCCTTGGATTCCAAGcacagttttaattttattgccTCTATATGATCCTCAATTCCGACTAAGTCACCAAAACCCTTTGGCAGAGGAAAAAGTTTATTCGAAACATCATTAGCTATCTTTACAACCATGGCTGCTTCACTAGGCCTAATAACAATAGTCAAAATTGTGTCAATAAAGAGGCACCCCTAAAAGCACAATCGAAGATTCGAAGTGAAc includes:
- the RPP5 gene encoding Disease resistance protein (TIR-NBS-LRR class) family; the protein is MAASSSSGRRRYDVFPSFSGVDVRKTFLSHLIEALDGKSINTFIDHGIERSRTIAPELISAIREARISIVIFSKNYASSTWCLNELVEIHKCFNDLGQMVIPVFYDVDPSEVRKQTGEFGKVFEKTCEVSKDKQPGDQKQRWVQALTDIANIAGEDLLNGPNEAHMVEKISNDVSNKLITRSKCFDDFVGIEAHIEAIKSVLCLESKEARMVGIWGQSGIGKSTIGRALFSQLSIQFPLRAFLTYKSTSGSDVSGMKLSWEKELLSEILGQKDIKIEHFGVVEQRLKHKKVLILLDDVDNLEFLKTLVGKAEWFGSGSRIIVITQDRQFLKAHDIDLVYEVKLPSQGLALTMLCRSAFGKDSPPDDFKELAFEVAKLAGHLPLGLNVLGSSLRRRGKKEWMEMMPRLRNGLNGDIMKTLRVSYDRLHQKDQDMFLCIACLFNGFEVSYVKDLLEDNVGLTMLSEKSLIRITPDGHIEMHNLLEKLGREIDRAKSKGNPGKRQFLTNFEDIHEVVTEKTGTETLLGIRLPFEEYFSTRPLLIDKESFKGMRNLQYLKIGDWSDGGQPQSLVYLPLKLRLLDWDDCPLKSLPSTFKAEYLVNLIMKYSKLEKLWEGTLPLGSLKKMNLLCSKNLKEIPDLSNARNLEELDLEGCESLVTLPSSIQNAIKLRKLHCSGVILIDLKSLEGMCNLEYLSVDCSRVEGTQGIVYFPSKLRLLLWNNCPLKRLHSNFKVEYLVKLRMENSDLEKLWDGTQPLGRLKQMFLRGSKYLKEIPDLSLAINLEEVDICKCESLVTFPSSMQNAIKLIYLDISDCKKLESFPTDLNLESLEYLNLTGCPNLRNFPAIKMGCSDVDFPEGRNEIVVEDCFWNKNLPAGLDYLDCLMRCMPCEFRPEYLVFLNVRCYKHEKLWEGIQSLGSLEEMDLSESENLTEIPDLSKATKLESLILNNCKSLVTLPSTIGNLQNLRRLYMKRCTGLEVLPTDVNLSSLGILDLSGCSSLRTFPLISTNIVWLYLENTAIGEVPCCIEDFTRLRVLLMYCCQRLKNISPNIFRLRSLMFADFTDCRGVIKALSDATVVATMEDSVSCVPLSENIEYTCERFWGELYGDGDWDLGTEYFSFRNCFKLDRDARELILRSCFKPVALPGGEIPKYFTYRAYGDSLTVTLPRSSLSQSFLRFKACLVVDPLSEGKGFYRYLEVNFGFNGKQYQKSFLEDEELEFCKTDHLFFCSFKFESEMTFNDVEFKFCCSNRIKECGVRLMYVSQETEYNQQTTRSKKRMRMTSGTSEEYINLAGDQIVADTGLAALNMELSLGEGEASSSTSLEGEALSVDYMITKEQDEDIPFLDPVSGN
- the RPP5 gene encoding Disease resistance protein (TIR-NBS-LRR class) family, translated to MAASSSSGRRRYDVFPSFSGVDVRKTFLSHLIEALDGKSINTFIDHGIERSRTIAPELISAIREARISIVIFSKNYASSTWCLNELVEIHKCFNDLGQMVIPVFYDVDPSEVRKQTGEFGKVFEKTCEVSKDKQPGDQKQRWVQALTDIANIAGEDLLNGPNEAHMVEKISNDVSNKLITRSKCFDDFVGIEAHIEAIKSVLCLESKEARMVGIWGQSGIGKSTIGRALFSQLSIQFPLRAFLTYKSTSGSDVSGMKLSWEKELLSEILGQKDIKIEHFGVVEQRLKHKKVLILLDDVDNLEFLKTLVGKAEWFGSGSRIIVITQDRQFLKAHDIDLVYEVKLPSQGLALTMLCRSAFGKDSPPDDFKELAFEVAKLAGHLPLGLNVLGSSLRRRGKKEWMEMMPRLRNGLNGDIMKTLRVSYDRLHQKDQDMFLCIACLFNGFEVSYVKDLLEDNVGLTMLSEKSLIRITPDGHIEMHNLLEKLGREIDRAKSKGNPGKRQFLTNFEDIHEVVTEKTGTETLLGIRLPFEEYFSTRPLLIDKESFKGMRNLQYLKIGDWSDGGQPQSLVYLPLKLRLLDWDDCPLKSLPSTFKAEYLVNLIMKYSKLEKLWEGTLPLGSLKKMNLLCSKNLKEIPDLSNARNLEELDLEGCESLVTLPSSIQNAIKLRKLHCSGVILIDLKSLEGMCNLEYLSVDCSRVEGTQGIVYFPSKLRLLLWNNCPLKRLHSNFKVEYLVKLRMENSDLEKLWDGTQPLGRLKQMFLRGSKYLKEIPDLSLAINLEEVDICKCESLVTFPSSMQNAIKLIYLDISDCKKLESFPTDLNLESLEYLNLTGCPNLRNFPAIKMGCSDVDFPEGRNEIVVEDCFWNKNLPAGLDYLDCLMRCMPCEFRPEYLVFLNVRCYKHEKLWEGIQSLGSLEEMDLSESENLTEIPDLSKATKLESLILNNCKSLVTLPSTIGNLQNLRRLYMKRCTGLEVLPTDVNLSSLGILDLSGCSSLRTFPLISTNIVWLYLENTAIGEVPCCIEDFTRLRVLLMYCCQRLKNISPNIFRLRSLMFADFTDCRGVIKALSDATVVATMEDSVSCVPLSENIEYTCERFWGELYGDGDWDLGTEYFSFRNCFKLDRDARELILRSCFKPVALPGGEIPKYFTYRAYGDSLTVTLPRSSLSQSFLRFKACLVVDPLSEGKGFYRYLEVNFGFNGKQYQKSFLEDEELEFCKTDHLFFCSFKFESEMTFNDVEFKFCCSNRIKECGVRLMYVSQETEYNQQTTRSKKRMRMTSGTSEEYINLAGDQIVADTGLAALNMELSLGEGEASSSTSLEGEALSVDYMITKEQDEDIPFLDPVSDGTWRSFYSAE
- the RPP5 gene encoding Disease resistance protein (TIR-NBS-LRR class) family (RECOGNITION OF PERONOSPORA PARASITICA 5 (RPP5); FUNCTIONS IN: nucleotide binding; INVOLVED IN: defense response to fungus, incompatible interaction, defense response; LOCATED IN: intrinsic to membrane; EXPRESSED IN: 24 plant structures; EXPRESSED DURING: 15 growth stages; CONTAINS InterPro DOMAIN/s: ATPase, AAA+ type, core (InterPro:IPR003593), NB-ARC (InterPro:IPR002182), Leucine-rich repeat (InterPro:IPR001611), Toll-Interleukin receptor (InterPro:IPR000157), Disease resistance protein (InterPro:IPR000767); BEST Arabidopsis thaliana protein match is: Disease resistance protein (TIR-NBS-LRR class) family (TAIR:AT4G16920.1); Has 33205 Blast hits to 18535 proteins in 791 species: Archae - 22; Bacteria - 2185; Metazoa - 2566; Fungi - 207; Plants - 26778; Viruses - 32; Other Eukaryotes - 1415 (source: NCBI BLink).), yielding MAASSSSGRRRYDVFPSFSGVDVRKTFLSHLIEALDGKSINTFIDHGIERSRTIAPELISAIREARISIVIFSKNYASSTWCLNELVEIHKCFNDLGQMVIPVFYDVDPSEVRKQTGEFGKVFEKTCEVSKDKQPGDQKQRWVQALTDIANIAGEDLLNGPNEAHMVEKISNDVSNKLITRSKCFDDFVGIEAHIEAIKSVLCLESKEARMVGIWGQSGIGKSTIGRALFSQLSIQFPLRAFLTYKSTSGSDVSGMKLSWEKELLSEILGQKDIKIEHFGVVEQRLKHKKVLILLDDVDNLEFLKTLVGKAEWFGSGSRIIVITQDRQFLKAHDIDLVYEVKLPSQGLALTMLCRSAFGKDSPPDDFKELAFEVAKLAGHLPLGLNVLGSSLRRRGKKEWMEMMPRLRNGLNGDIMKTLRVSYDRLHQKDQDMFLCIACLFNGFEVSYVKDLLEDNVGLTMLSEKSLIRITPDGHIEMHNLLEKLGREIDRAKSKGNPGKRQFLTNFEDIHEVVTEKTGTETLLGIRLPFEEYFSTRPLLIDKESFKGMRNLQYLKIGDWSDGGQPQSLVYLPLKLRLLDWDDCPLKSLPSTFKAEYLVNLIMKYSKLEKLWEGTLPLGSLKKMNLLCSKNLKEIPDLSNARNLEELDLEGCESLVTLPSSIQNAIKLRKLHCSGVILIDLKSLEGMCNLEYLSVDCSRVEGTQGIVYFPSKLRLLLWNNCPLKRLHSNFKVEYLVKLRMENSDLEKLWDGTQPLGRLKQMFLRGSKYLKEIPDLSLAINLEEVDICKCESLVTFPSSMQNAIKLIYLDISDCKKLESFPTDLNLESLEYLNLTGCPNLRNFPAIKMGCSDVDFPEGRNEIVVEDCFWNKNLPAGLDYLDCLMRCMPCEFRPEYLVFLNVRCYKHEKLWEGIQSLGSLEEMDLSESENLTEIPDLSKATNLKHLYLNNCKSLVTLPSTIGNLQKLVRLEMKECTGLEVLPTDVNLSSLETLDLSGCSSLRTFPLISKSIKWLYLENTAIEEILDLSKATKLESLILNNCKSLVTLPSTIGNLQNLRRLYMKRCTGLEVLPTDVNLSSLGILDLSGCSSLRTFPLISTNIVWLYLENTAIGEVPCCIEDFTRLRVLLMYCCQRLKNISPNIFRLRSLMFADFTDCRGVIKALSDATVVATMEDSVSCVPLSENIEYTCERFWGELYGDGDWDLGTEYFSFRNCFKLDRDARELILRSCFKPVALPGGEIPKYFTYRAYGDSLTVTLPRSSLSQSFLRFKACLVVDPLSEGKGFYRYLESEMTFNDVEFKFCCSNRIKECGVRLMYVSQETEYNQQTTRSKKRMRMTSGTSEEYINLAGDQIVADTGLAALNMELSLGEGEASSSTSLEGEALSVDYMITKEQDEDIPFLDPVSGN